Proteins from one Panicum virgatum strain AP13 chromosome 7K, P.virgatum_v5, whole genome shotgun sequence genomic window:
- the LOC120641773 gene encoding heavy metal-associated isoprenylated plant protein 7-like isoform X2, with product MAREEELKRIDLKVNVSCCDGCRRKVMKAMSLKGVLRTEIQPSHDRVTIVGDVDAKVLVKKLSKVGKIAEVLPPPPPPSENGKRREEGGAKDDGDRLAPAEEKKSSKIKDDGKGTGGDKAAACKEEECKKCTQKAARACDADGGSGDHAAGGKAAAASKDADANAKGGEGGGRDAHGFGGKGSALARQVQVQQHYHRAEPAMVVPVHVPAYYPPAPAPYYGGYYSMPPPPPPMVMPVPMGVPRQLRPQPSRFDEDFFNDDNTVDCRVM from the exons ATGGCTAGGGAAGAAGAGCTCAAG AGGATTGATCTGAAGGTGAACGTGAGCTGCTGCGATGGGTGCAGGAGGAAGGTGATGAAGGCCATGAGCTTGAAAG GCGTGCTGAGGACGGAGATCCAGCCGTCGCACGACAGGGTGACGATCGTCGGCGATGTGGACGCCAAGGTCCTCGTCAAGAAGCTGTCCAAGGTCGGCAAGATCGCCgaggtgctgccgccgccgccaccgccctccgAAAACGGCAAGAGgcgcgaggagggcggcgcaAAGGACGACGGCGACAGGctggcgccggcggaggagaagaagaGCAGCAAGATTAAGGATGACGGCAAGGGCACGGGGGGCGACAAGGCCGCGGCGTGCAAGGAGGAGGAATGCAAGAAGTGCACGCAGAAAGCCGCGCGCGCCTGCGACGCcgatggcggcagcggcgaccaCGCGGCCggcgggaaggcggcggcggcgtccaagGACGCCGACGCGAACGCCaagggcggcgagggaggaggacgcGACGCCCACGGCTTCGGCGGCAAAGGGTCGGCGCTGGCGCGGCAGGTGCAGGTGCAGCAGCACTACCACCGCGCGgagccggcgatggtggtgCCGGTGCACGTGCCGGCGTACTACCCGCCGGCCCCTGCGCCGTACTACGGCGGCTACTactcgatgccgccgccgccgccgcccatggtcATGCCGGTGCCGATGGGTGTTCCACGGCAGCTCCGGCCGCAGCCCTCCCGCTTCGACGAGGATTTCTTCAACGACGACAACACGGTCGACTGCCGCGTCATGTGA
- the LOC120641773 gene encoding APO protein 1, chloroplastic-like isoform X1, with amino-acid sequence MAVGFFREATDKDRLGDKKLVLSCGVRCLSPPPVFGRKAQVRLPFVFHHRLPPLLHRFSPPPRSTSARPSAIPSTMASFFFVLPDLRSSFLPRHLSRECRQWLISYPPLHCMKTVKVGSQPQRVGWKLTRTCCEYSPNTYRRQAKYEQQPQNVDLPELQPKNKKKPFPVPIKKMLQDSRRDKRLAQMRIEKPLEAPKNGLLVPELVPVAYDVLDNWKVLIRGLSQLLNVVTVYGCRKCPQVHVGLVGHQIQDCYGSGSQRRNSHHSWARGSINDVLIPIESYHLFDPFGRRVKHETRFDYDRIPAIVELCIQAGIDLPQYPSRRRTSPVRMIGKKVISRGEFVDEPKPHRSEDCVSLLAELDTFSNQQGQSPSPSNGKELAERTLKAYLNVRRGVEQLMSKYTVKACGYCSEVHVGPWGHNVKLCGAFKHQWRDGKHGWQDAVIDEVIPPNYVWHVPDPSGPPLRSSLRSFYGKAPAVVELCVQAGAAIPDDYRPMMRTDIVIPDSDEARWAA; translated from the exons ATGGCTGTGGGATTTTTTAGGGAGGCGACAGATAAAGATAGGCTTGGAGATAAGAAGCTTGTTTTATCGTGCGGCGTCAGATGCCTCTCACCGCCTCCTGTCTTTGGCCGAAAAGCACAAGTCCGCCTCCCGTTCGTATTCCACCATCGTCTTCCACCTTTACTCCACCGCTTCTCGccgcctcctcgatcgacctCAGCTCGCCCTTCTGCAATTCCTTCCACCATGGCATCATTCTTCTTCGTCCTACCGGATCTAAGATCTTCTTTCCTTCCGCGCCACCTCTCCCGTGAGTGCCGGCAGTGGCTCATTTCCTACCCCCCTCTCCATTGCATGAAGACAGTGAAG GTAGGATCTCAACCACAACGAGTTGGCTGGAAGCTGACAAGGACATGCTGTGAGTACTCTCCCAATACTTATAGGAGGCAAGCAAAGTATGAGCAACAACCACAGAATGTTGATCTTCCAGAATTACAaccaaaaaacaaaaagaaacccTTTCCTGTTCCAATTAAAAAGATGTTGCAAGATTCTCGGCGAGATAAGAGGCTTGCACAAATGCGGATAGAGAAGCCTCTTGAAGCCCCAAAGAATGGTTTACTTGTGCCGGAGCTTGTTCCTGTTGCATATGACGTCCTTGATAACTGGAAAGTGCTCATCAGAGGACTCTCTCAACTTCTGAATGTTGTTACAGTTTATGGTTGCAG AAAGTGCCCTCAAGTCCATGTTGGTCTGGTTGGCCACCAGATCCAAGACTGCTATGGCTCAGGAAGCCAGCGTCGGAACAGTCATCACTCTTGGGCTAGAGGTTCCATCAATGATGTTCTCATCCCGATTGAGTCTTACCATCTTTTTGATCCATTTGGACGGAGAGTCAAGCATGAGACCAGGTTTGATTATGACAGGATTCCGGCAATAGTTGAACTATGTATTCAGGCTGGCATTGACTTACCGCAATATCCCTCAAGGCGACGGACTTCTCCTGTCAGAATGATAGGCAAGAAGGTGATTAGCCGTGGCGAGTTTGTTGATGAGCCCAAGCCACACCGGTCAGAAGACTGCGTGTCTCTGCTTGCTGAGCTTGACACATTCAGCAACCAACAGGGCCAGTCACCTTCACCATCCAATGGGAAAGAGCTTGCAGAGAGGACACTGAAAGCATACCTCAATGTCAGGCGAGGCGTCGAACAGCTGATGAGCAAGTACACTGTGAAAGCATGTGGTTACTGCTCTGAGGTCCATGTTGGTCCATGGGGCCACAATGTCAAGCTCTGCGGGGCTTTCAAGCACCAGTGGCGGGATGGCAAGCACGGGTGGCAGGACGCAGTGATCGACGAGGTCATCCCGCCTAACTACGTGTGGCATGTCCCTGACCCCAGTGGCCCTCCTCTCAGATCCTCTCTCAGGAGTTTCTATGGCAAAGCTCCCGCTGTTGTAGAGCTGTGTGTGCAGGCCGGAGCTGCAATACCAGACGATTATAGGCCAATGATGAGGACTGACATTGTCATTCCAGACTCTGACGAAGCTCGGTGGGCTGCATGA